The window GCTCCGAGGTGCGTGATCGTGGCTTCGAGCGCGAGGCCGATCACGACCGCGTTGGACACCGTGCCGAGGCCCGGCCACTGGCGCAGCGGGATCCAGAGCAGGAGCAGCAGCACGCCGACGATGTCGGTCCAGTAGCCGGTCCCGATGCCGGTCTGGATCGACAGGCCCTGGTGGAAGACGTTCCAGGGGTTGTTGCCCAGGCCGGAGAGGAGCATCAGGCCGCTGCTGAAGCCGTAGAGGAGGAGGCCGAGGTAGAGCTGGGCGAGGCGGCGGAGCAACATGGCACCACGATGCCACGGATTGGCCCTGGTGCTACGGGTCCAATCGTGCGACGATGGACCCATGGCCCGGACCCTGACCGCCGCCGCTCTCGTCCCGCTGCTGGGCTCCTCCTGGCGCCGCCCGGCCGCCGGCTCGTCGCGCTCCGCGACGCTGGCCGACGCGCTGCGCGCGCTGGTCGTCGACGGCCGCCTGCTGCCCGGCACCCGCCTGCCCTCGACGCGTGACCTCGCCGCCGAGCTGGAGCTGTCGCGCGGCTCGGTGACCCGCGCGTTCGCCCGCCTCGACGAGGCCGGCTACGTGACCGCCCGCACCGGCGCGGGCACCGTCGTGACGCTGCCGGCGAGCCACCGCGCCGTCGCGCTTCCGGACCGGACGGACGGCGTGGTCGACCTCACGGTCGCGGCGCTGCCCGCGCCCGACCCGCTGCTCGCCGAGGCGGTGCAGCGGGCGGCGCGGGGCCTGGCGCGGCACCTGCCGGGGCTCGGGTACTCGGCGGCGGGGTTGCCGGAGCTGCGGGAGGCGGTCGCGGCGCGGCTGACCGCGCGCGGGCTGGCGACGAGCGCCGACGAGGTGCTGATCACCGCGGGCGCGCAGCATGCGCTGCGGCTGATCATGGACCTGCATGTAGGACCTGGTGACCGAGTGCTGGTGGATGCTCCCGGCTACCCGCGGACGCTGGCGGCGATCCGGGCGGCGCGGGCGCGGGCGGTCCCGATCGCGCTCGGCCCGCGCGGCTGGGATGCGGGCGCCTGGGCCGACGCCGCGCGGGTCGCGGCGCCGCGGCTGGCGGTCGTCGTGCCCGACTACCAGCACCCGACGGGCCTGGTCATGAACGCGGCGGCGCGCGAGGCGATCGCGACGACGTGCGCGCGGGCGGGCGCGGTCCTGGTCGCCGACGAGACCTGCAGCGAGCTGCGCCTCGACGGCCCCGCGCTGCCCGCGCCGCTGGGCACCTTCGGCGCGGCGATCACGGTCGGCTCGATGAGCAAGGCGGCGTGGGCGGGCCTGCGGATCGGCTGGGTCCGGGCCAGCGCCCGCACGATCCGCGAGCTGATCGCCGTCCGGACCGCGGTCGACATGGCCAGCCCGATGCTCGAGCAACTTGTCGCACTCGAGGTGTACAAGAACTGGGACGCGGTCCTGGCCTCGCGCCGTGCGCTGCTGCGCCCGCGCCGGACCGCGCTGTTCGACGCCCTGCGCGAGCACGCGCCGTCCTGGGAGGTGCGCCGCCCGACCGGCGGCATCAGCGCCTGGGCGCGCCTGCCGACGCCGGACGCCACGCGCCTGGCGGCCACCGCGGCGGACCACGACATCCTGCTCTCCCCCGGCCCGGCGTTCTCGGTCGACGGGACGTTCGAGCACCACGTCCGGCTGCCGTTCACGCTGGCGCCGGAGACGACCGCCGCGACGATCGCGACGCTCGCGCGCCTCGCCGCGGAGCTGAGCGGCGACGCGCCGGAGCCCGCCGAGCCGCGCGAGGTCGCGCTCGCGGTCTAGCCCGCGGCGGTGTCCTCGGGCGCGGCGGGCGCGGGCCTCCGGTCGCCGCCCGCGGGCAGCCTGACCGTGAAGCGCGCGCCGCCGCCCGGGGCGTTGACGGCGCTCACGCTGCCGTCGTGGGCGGCCACGATCCCGGCGACGATCGCCAGCCCGAGGCCGGCGCCGGCCTTGCCCTGCTTGCGCCCCGCCTCGGCGCGCCAGAAGCGCTCGAACAGCGCGTCGTTCTCGTCGGTCGGCAGGCCCGGGCCGTAGTCGCGGACCTCCAGCACCGTGCAGCGGTCCTCGTCGCGGACCGACACCTCGATCGGCGTCCCCGCAGGCGTGTGGACGAGCGCGTTGCGCAGGAGGTTGGCGAAGACCTGGCGGAGCTGGTGTGGGTCGCCGCTGACGTGGCCGAGCCCGAGGTGCTCCAGCTCGATCTCGCGGTCGGGCGCAGTGGCGCGCGCGTCATCGACCGCGTCGCCGGCCAGGCGACCGAGGTCGACGTCTTCCCGGATCTGCTCGCGGACCTCGTCGAGGCGCGCGAGCGTCAGCAGGTCCTCGACGAGCACGCCCATGCGCGCGGCCTCGGCCTCGATCCGCGTCATCGCCTTCTCGGTGTTCTCGGGATCACGCGCCGCGCCGATCCGGAACAGCTCCGCGTAGCCGCGGATCGACGCCAGCGGTGTGCGCAGCTCGTGCGAGGCGTCGGCGAGGAACGTCCGGAGGCGGTCCTCAGACGCCTTCTGCTTGGAGAACGCGTCCTCGAGGCGGTCGAGCATCCGGTTCAGCGCCAGGCCGAGCCGGCCGACCTCGGTCTTCGAGGTCGCGGGCTCGACGCGCCGCGCGAGGTCGCCGCCCGCGATCGCGCCCGCCGTGACGCCGATGCGCTCCAGCGGGCGCAGCCCGATCCGGACCAACCACCATGACAACGCACCCAAGGCCAACAGGATGCCCACGATGACGAGGCCGGAGATCCGCAGCAGGCGGTTGAGCGTGTCGGTCGTCTCCGCCAGCGGCACGGCCGCGAACTTGACCGTGCCGTCGCGCAGCTTGGTCCCGTAGACGCGGTAGGACTTGCCCGTGTTGGTGGCCTTGACGGTCACCGCCTCGCCGGCGGTGAGGTTCGAGGGCCACCTCGGGGTGACCGAGGTGTCGTAGCAGTTGCAGTCCGGGGTGCTGCTGGTGCCGTCGGTGTCGCGGGTCCAGATGTAGGTGCCGGCCGCCGGGCCGGGGCCGCCGTGCGCGGCCGGCGGACGGCCGCCGTTGTCGTCGCCGTCGTCGCTGCCGTAGCCGGGGTTGACGGCGCCGAACGGCAGCAGCGAGCCGCCACCGTCGCGTGTCCACTGCGAGGCCTGCTTGGCCTGGTCGTCGACGCGGCTCAGCAGGAAGTGACGCTGCTCGGCGTAGGTGACGCCGGCGAGCAGCAGCAGGCCGACGGTGGCCAGCGCCAAGAGCCCCGCGATCAGGCGTGTGCGGAGCGACATGGACAACTAGCTCCGGGGCGCACGCAGCGCGTAGCCGACACCGCGCGCGGTGTGGATCAGCGGCGGGCCGTTCTTGTCGATCTTCTTGCGCAGGTACGAGATGTAGGTCTCGAGCACGCGGGCGTCGCCGCCGAAGTCGTAGTCCCAGACCTGGTCGAGGATCTGGGCGCGCGTGAGGACGCGGCGCGGGTTGAGCATCAGGTAGCGCAGGAGGCGGTACTCGGTGGCGGTCAGCTCGATCAGCTCGCCGTCGCGGGTGACCTCCCGCGTGTCCTCGTCGAGCTCGAGGTCCTCGAAGACCAGGCGCGAGGTCTCGGGCTGCGAGAGGCCGGCGCGGCGCAGGATCGTCCGGATCCGGGCGACGAGCTCCTCGAGGCTGAAGGGCTTGGTGACGTAGTCGTCGCCGCCCATCGTGAGGCCGCGGACCTTGTCCTCGGTCGCGTCGCGGGCGGTCAGGAAGATGATCGGGACCTGGACGCGCTCGGCGCTCAGGCGGCGGGCGATCTCGAAGCCCTCCATGTCCGGGAGCATCACATCCAGGACCAGGAGGTCCGGCTTGAAGGACGAGACGGCCTCCAGCGCGCTCTTGCCGTCGCCGGCGGACTCGACGGTGAAGCCCTGGAAGCGCAGGGCCATCGAGATGACGTCGGCGATGTTGGGCTCGTCGTCGACGACGAGGACGCGGTGGCTCTCGGGCGTGGCGGTGGTCATCACGCTGATCAGTTTCGGCCGTGAACCTCAGAGCTTCCTGGGAAACGCCCAGGAAGCTGCTGCGAGATCGCGGGGTGGTGCCTGCGAGCTCGACACGAGCTCCGCCAGTGTGTGCGCAGGCTAGCGCCAGTGGTGACGCGGGCCGAACTGCGGTGCGCCGTTCGGTCCGTTCTTCGGCGCGCCCGCTGGCGGTGACGGTCGCGTGTTGTTGACGAGGTCGTCGAGGTGATCCCTGAGCTCGCCGAGGATCTTCGTCTCCTGGTCGGCAGTGAGCTTCCTGTCGCTGACCTGCTGATCGAGCTCCTTCGTGACGGCCGCGGTGATCGCCGTCTTGACGTCATCCAGGGACTTGCCCTGCGCCCTGGCGATGTCGGCGATCGACCTACCGGCGCGGAGCTGCTTCAGGAGATCGTCGCGCGACAGACCGAGGGCGGTCGCCGCGCCATCGAGCGCCCCACCCGGCCCGGCCTTGAACCCGAGCCCAAAGCCCGGATGCATCATCCCGGGACCACGCGGCCCGGCGGGTCCGCCGGCGGCACCCGGCCCCAGCACCTCGCCCGAGTCCGCCCGCCGCCTCTTGATCGCATCGGCCTGCGCCTGCGTGAGCCTGCCATCCCTGACCTGCTGGTCGAGCTGCGCATCCTCCGCCGCACCGAGCGCCGAGCGCAGCGCGTCCGGCGTGACGTTCAACCGCTTGGCGGCATCATCCAAGATCGACTGCTCAGCCTTCTTGTGATCATCATCACCACCGCCGGTCGCCGCAATCGCAGCCCCTCCACCAGCCCCCGCAGCCAACACCGCAGCCGACACCAAGACATAGCGCTTGATCCGCATGAGCACGACTCTCCCAGAGCACCCTTAAGCCCACCTGAGAGTTCCATTGGCGCGCCTCACGGTCTCGGTGTCAGCGGTGCATTCGGGCTCGCGGAGAGCCCAAATGCACCGCTCGTCTCGTGGGCGTGAGACATACCAATGGCGCGGTTGTGGCGGACCGGCGACGTGACTACAATTATGGTCATGTCCGAAGCGCTGCCGCTCTCGTGGGTCAAGGCCCATCTCTCCGAGCTCGTCGATCGCGTCGAGGGGCAGCATGACCGCGTCGTCGTGACGCGCAATGGCCGCCCGGCTGCGGTGCTGATCAGCCACGAGGATCTTGAAGGCCTTGAGGAGACGCTGGCGGCGCTCACCGACCCGGACCTCATGAAGCAGATCCGCGACAGCGAAGCGGCCGTCGCCGCGGGCGATGTCGTATCGCTTGACGAGCTGCGCAAGCGCGTTTGAGCGACGCGCCCTGGCAGCTGGTCGTTGCCGGGCCGGCCGCGCGCAACCTGGAGCAACTTCCCACCAGGTACGCGACCGCGGTCATCGAAGCCCTCAGCGCGATCGCCACCAACCCCCATCGCCTCGGCAAGCCCCTGCGCTTCGAGCTGACCGGCCGCTGGTCCGCCCGCCGCGGCCCCTACCGCATCATCTACGCGATCGACGACGATACGCGCACAATCACAGTGCTCGCAATCGCCCACCGCGCCGACATCTATCGCAACCGCTGACGCCGCAGCGCGCGATGGGTCGCGGTGCCCAACGGTGCATTTTGGTTCGCGGAGAACCAAAACGCACCGCTCGTCTCGTGGCCGCGCTCGCGGAGAGCGCGACGAGTCGCGTCGTCAGAAGCGACTACGCATTGGTGGCAGGACGTTGGCGCTGCGACTGCGGCCGACCGCCCAACGGCGACGGCGCTGCCAGAGGCGACGAGGCGCGTCTATCGATCAGCCGAAGGTGAAGGCGTAGGCCGAGGTGCCCGGCGCGAAGGTGATCTTGAGGGTGTGGACTGAGGTGGTGCCGAAGTCGGCGAGGGTGTAGAGGCGTTGAGAGGTGACGGCGATGTGCTTGGTCTTGCCGTCGACCTGGACGGTCACTGCTCCGGCGTGGCCGCGGGGTGGTGAGAGGACGAGGTAGACGAAGCGGGCTTGGACGGTCGCGGTGATGGAGGCGCCCGTGCTGACTGCGGTCGCCGGCTGGTCGGCGATGTTCCAGGTGCCGCCGAGGGCGAAGCCGTTCAGCGGCGGGTTGGCCGGCGCGGTGTAGCTCTTCGTGCCCTTGGAAGGCCTCTTGATCCAGCCGTCCGCGCGCTCGGCGCCGACGTAGGTCTCGGGCGTCGCCTGCGTCCCGACCGGCGTCACACCGTGCGGGCGGGAGCGCGAGGCGCTCAACCGGTCACCGCGCTCGGCCAGCAGCGACCGGATCTCCGACTCCGTCTTCGCGTAGTCGCCCTCGCCGAACTGCGTCGCGCGGACCTGGCCGTCGGCGTCGATGAGGTAGTCGGCCGGCCAGTACTGGTTGCCGTAGGCGTTCCAGGTCCCGAGGTCGTTGTCCTGGACGACGGGGTACTTGATGTGGTTGCTCCTGATCGCCCGCGCGACGTTGCCGGCGTCGTGCTCGAACTGGAACTCGGGCGCGTGGACGCCGACGATCGTCAGGCCCTGCCTCCGATATCGCGCGTCCCACGCCTCCAGGTATGGCAACGTGCGCAGGCAATTGATGCACGTGTAGGTCCAGAAGTCGATCAGCACGACCCGCCCGCGCAACGCCTTCATCGACAACGGCTGCGTGTTGAACCACTGCTGCGTGTCGGCGAACTCCGGCGCCGCGCCGAGCTTGGGCAGCGACGACCTCCTGGTGGCCGACGCCGACGCCGACGACGACCTGTCGGTGAACTTGGGCGCCGTGTCGTGCAGGTCGTGCAGCCGCTTCTGCGTCGACTGCGACTGCTCCAGCCCCGCGGTCAGCGTGATGTCGCTCGTGTGGCGCGCCAGCGCCGTCTCGAAGTTGGTGTCCAACCCGAACGCCAGCGCGACCGCGGTCAACAGCAGCACCGCGCCCAGCGCGCGCTGCACCCGCAGCGGCCCCGCCCGCCGGATCGGCTCCAGCACCCGCCGGCCGCCCAAAGCGATCGCCGCCAGCACGACCGCCGAGCCGAACACGTAGGCGACCGCGACCAGGACGGTCTTGCCGCTCACCGCGCTCACCGACGCGACCGCCGCCAGCACCGGCCCCGCGCACGGCGCGTAGACGAACCCCAGCGCGGCACCGACGAGCAGCCCGGACCAGAACCCGTCACCACGCGTCCGCGGCCCCAGCCGCGACAGCGACGCCAGCGGCCGCTCGACCCGCTCCGCCACACCCGGCACCAGCGCCGCGACGCCGGCCACGATCAGCACGACGATCCCCGCGTCGCGCAGCGTGTTCCCGCCCAGCCCGACGTGGCGCAGCAGCTCGCCGCCGCCGATCACCGACAGCAGGAACGTCGCGCTCAGCCCGAGCACGATCGCGATCGGCCGCCGCCGCCCTCCCGCGGCCCCCGCGGCGCCGAGCAGCGCGGGCAGGACCGGCAGCGCGCACGGGCTCAGCGCCGTGCCCGCGCCGACGACGACGGCAATGACCAACAACAAGACCATTGGCCGCCATGATGGCGCGCGCTTCGCAGATTTCGCATTACGAAGTGCGTACGGGTTAGGGTCGCCTCCATGACCGCAGCCCGCCTGGTGCTCGGCGTGGAGGACGCCGACCCGGTCAGGCTCTGGCGCACCATCATCCGCGCCCTGCGCGCCACCCATCCTGCCTTCGGCCGCGACGCCGAGGCGATGCTCGCCGCCGGCCCGTCGGCGCTCGCCGAGGCCGTGATCCCGCTCGTCGCCGCCGAGGTCGCGCTGCTGGCGATCCCGCTCGACCTGGAGCTGATCGGCGTCGCCGACGCCGCGCTGCCCTCGCTGCTGGTCTGGAGCGACTGCGCGCCGACCGGCGCCCGGATCCGCCTCGGCGACGGCGAGCCGGACGCCCCGCCGCGCCTCACCGCCGCGCAGGTCGCCGCCGCCTGGCCGGGCGCGCTCGCCCGCGGCGAGCACGCGACCGTGATCCGCTGGCTGCAGCAGACCGACGACGACAACAACAGCGCGCTGCTCCTCCCCCGCCTCTGGGCCGCGCACGAGCTCGGCGACACCGCCCGCGCCGACGACCTCGCCGCCGACACCGTCGATGGCCGCGCGCTCCTGCTCCACGCCCACGGCGCGCTGCGCGCGGGCGACCTCGAAGCGCTCGCCGACCGCCTCGACCTCGCCGCCGCCACCGCCGACCCGCGCGACGGCTTCTGGCACACCTTCGACGCGCTCCTGCGCGCGCACGAGGCGCTCTGGCGCGGCCACCCGCGCGTCGCCGCCCGCCACTTCGCACGCGCCGCCGGCCTCGCCCACGTCCACGCCGACCCGCGCGCGCTGGCCGCCGCGCTCGGCTACCTCGCGCTGCTGGCGACCGAGGGCGGCGACGACGACAGCGCCCGCCGCCGCCTCAACCGCATCGAGGACCTCGTCGACGCCGACCCGTCGATCGCCGAGCACCCGGTCGCGATCGGCGGCGCGCTGGCCGAGGGCCGGATGCTCGAGCTCGCCGGCGCGCTGGAGCCCGCGGTCGCGCCGCTGAACCGCGCGATCACGCTCGCCGAGCGCGGCGGCAACGCGTTCGAGCGCGCCGAGCCGCGGCTCAGGCTCGCCGCCGTCCACCGCGCCTGCCTGCGCCCGGAGCTTGCGAGCATCCTGGAAGCCGAAGCGCTCCAGATCCTCGAGCCGTGCCCGGACCGCGGCCGCCTCGCCGGCCCCGCCGCGGCGATCGACCTGACCGCGACAGCGACCGCGCCGGCCACCGCCGCGCCGCTCTCACCCTCCGAGCGCGCGGTCCTGCGGCTGCTGCCGTCCGGCCTCTCCCAGCGCGAGATCGGCGGCACGCTGTTCCTGTCGGTCAACACGGTCAAGACCCACTGCCGCAACATCTACACCAAGCTCCACGCGCAGTCGCGCGAGGAGGCCGTGGCGCGCGCCCACGACCTCGGCCTGCTGTAGGGAACCGCCTGCATAGGCACGCGGTAGCTCACGCGTTGCCTTCCGGACACCCACGCGGCAAAAGGGGGTTACCCGCACGTTGGAAGGTCCCGCATATGGGCACGCTTGAGGTGTGCCCATGAAGGTCCTCATCGTCGACGATCACCCCTCCTTCCGCTCCGCCGCGAGGCTGCTGCTGGAGCACGAGGGCTTCGAGGTCATCGGCGAGGCCGAGGACGGCGCCAGCGGCCTCGCGGCCACCTCGGAGCTGTCCCCGGATCTCGTCCTGCTGGACATCAACCTGCCCGACCTCGACGGCTTCGACGTCGCCTCGCGGATCACGCTCGACCACCACGCGCCGAAGGTCGTCCTGACCTCCAGCCGCGACCCGAAGGAGTTCGGGCCGCTCGTGGGGCGCTCCGGCGCCAACGGCTTCGTCCCCAAGGGCGAGCTGTCGGCCGAGGCGATCTGCGCGCTCCTGTAGCGCCGGCCGGCGAGGCCTACAACTTCGCCAGCACCTCCCTGGCCGCGCGCTCGCCCGACGAGATCGCGCCGTCCATGTAGCCGTTCCAGTAGCCCGCGGTCTCGGTGCCCGCCCAGTGCACGGCGCCGACCGGCTCGGTGAGCTTCGGCCCGAAGCGCGTGAGCGTCCCCGGCCCCAGGACCGACGTCGGCGCGCCGCGCGTCCAGCGCTCCTCGACCCAGTCCTGCTCGAAGTAGTCGATCGGCGACAGCGCCTGCGGGCCGAACGCGCTCGCGAAGTCGTCGAGCACCGCCTGCCTGCGATCCGCGGCCGACGCCGTCTGGTAGGTCGACCACGACTTCCCGCCCATGAACCCCATCAACACGCCCGGCGTGCCGTCGGGCGGCGAGTTGTCGAAGATCGCCGGGACCGCGCAGTCGCCGAGCTTGATGGCCTGGCCGTTGTACCCCGCCCTGCGCCAGAACGGCGTCTCGTAGATCGCCTCGCACTTGGCCAGCGTGCCGAGGATCATCCGGCGCCGGAGCGCGTCGTGCTCGGCGGGCAGCAGCGGATCCCAGTCGATCTCGACGGCCAGCGGCGGCGGGATCGCCACGACCGCCCGCGCGCCGCGCCAGGCGCGGCCGTCCTGCACGGTCACGGTGACGCCGCCGGCGTCGCTCTGCGCGATCGACGCCACCGGCGCGTTCAACACCACGTTGCTGCCGAGCGCCTGGGCCATCAACAGCGAAAGTCGTTGCGTGCCGCCGACCAGTCGCGAGTCCTGCGCGGCGTCCTTGGAGCCGATGCCGCGCTCCAGCGTGCCGGGCGTCGAGGCGTCGCCGTAGCCCGCGATCGTCGCCAGCAGGAACAGCATCGAGCAGTCCGAGGCCCGGGAACCGAGCGCCGGCGACAGGAACAGGTTCACCAGCGCCAGGATCCGCGACGAGTTGATGGTGTTGCTCCTGATCCACGTCTCGGCGGTCATGCCGTCGAGCGTCGCGGCGTCCCTGTAGGTCCAGGGCGCGTCGACTGGGAAGTCCTTGGCCATGGTGTCCAGCCGCAGGATCATCTGCGCGAGGTCGGGCAGCGCGAGCAGGTCCGGCGGGATGTCGCCCGTGTACGTGGTGGCGTGGCCGTCGGCGACGTAGACGCTGTTGCCCGGCTGGTAGCCGGGGTAGGTGCCGACGCCCAGCTCCCTGCACAGCGCCAGCGCGCGGTCCTGGGTCGGGCCGACGTACTGCCCACCCGCCTCGGTGACCTTGCCGCCGCCGAGGTCGTGGTTGAGGGTCCGGCCGCCGACGCGGTCGCGCGCCTCCAGCACGACCACCGACTTGCCCGCCGCGACGAGGTTGCGCGCGGTCGTCAGGCCCGCCAGCCCGGCGCCGACGATCACGGCGTCGACGTCGCTCGGCGCGGCGGCCGCCTGCGCGCTGCTCCGCTCTCCCCCGGCCAGCATCAGCCCGAGCCCGCTCGCGCCGGCCCAGCCCAGCGCGCCGCGCCGCGTCAGCTTCCCTCGTTCCACGAACCTCTCCCGTCGTTCGGCGACTCTCCTCAGATGGTTGATGCGAGATCGACCGTGGTCGTGATCGTGCGCACGGTGGATGCTGAGCGCCGCGCGACAGCGCAGCCGATCCTGGTTGGATCGGCAAGTTGTCGCGTGGCGATCAGCGCCGCCGGGCGTGCGAGCACGGCCGCGGGAATCTCGTATCAGCCATCGGGAGCGGCAACGCGACGGCGGCGCCGAACTTGCGCCCAGACCTCCACGAGCACCAGGACGATCGCCACCGGGACGGTCGCCGGGAGCGTGTCGACGGTCAGGAACAGCTGGTCCCAGCACAGCGACACCACCAACAACGCGACGGCGGGGATCAGCTGTGGGCGGCGCTCCGTCGCCAGCAGCCCGCCGAGCACCGCGGCGGCGAAGAAGTCGCCGTAGCCCATCGAGGCGTAGTGGAACGCCGCGGACTGCAGCTGCGGCAGCCCGGCGCCCGGCGCCGCGGCCTCCAGGACCGCGTTGGGCGCCTGCAGCGTGTTCCCGAAGACGAGGATCGCGTCGGAGACCGCCATCGCGATCAACCCCAACTTGAGCAGCAGCAGCGGCGCCGCGCCGCCGAGCAGGCGCCCGAGCGTGATGACCGACCCCATGATCAACAGCAGCGTCGCGACCTGCCCCGGGCGCGAGCCGTCCTGGTCGGCCCAGGCGATCGCCAGCAGCGGGATCGCCAGCGGCGCCAGCCACCAGCGCGCGCCGTGCATCGCCCAGCCCAGCGCCAGCGCGCAGCCGGGCGGGATCAGCAGCAGCGCGACCCACGTCAGGACGTTGGCGGTGTCCGGGACCTGGTCGATCCCGACGATCACCGCGACGATGCACAGCGGCAGGATCAGCGCCCACCAGCCGCCGCGGAAGCGCTCCAGGAAGCGCGGGACGCCGGCCGCGGGAAGCGCGACGCACGCCGCCTGGGCGCCGGTCAGGACCAGGTTGTCCCACTCGAACCACAGCACTGCGCAGGACCGTAGCGCCGGAGCGGGCGTTACCGTGCGGCGTCGCATGCCCGAACCGACGCGACTGCGCACCGTGCGCGCCACGCGCTACGTCACCCCGCTGCGCGAGGGCGGCTCGATGCCGGGCCTGGTCGAGGCCGACGACGACGGCCTCTACGTCGTGAAGTTCCGCGGCGCCGGGCAGGGCCTGAAGGCGCTGATCGCCGAAGTCGTCGTCGGCGAGATCGCGCGCGCCTGTGGCCTGCGCGTCCCGGAGATCGTGATCGTCGAGGTCGACCCGCTGCTGGCGGCCGCCGAGCCGGACCCGGAGATCCAGGAGCTCGTCGCCGCCTCCGGCGGGACCAACGCGGCGCTCGACTTCCTGCCCGGCGCGCTGTCGTTCTCCCCCGCCGCGCCGGTCGGCGTGACGCCCGAGCTGGCCGCCGAGGTCGTCTGGCTCGACGCGCTGTGCCAGAACGTCGACCGCACGCCGCGCAACCCCAACATGTTGATCTGGCACGGCGACCTGTGGCTGATCGACCACGGCGCCGCGCTCTACCGCCACCACGCGCCCACGTGGCCCGAGGGCGCGGCCGCGGCGAGGTTCCCGCTGATCCGCGACCACGTGCTGCTGCCGTTCGCGGGGTCGATCGCCGAAGCCGGCGAGCGCCTGGCGCCCCGGCTCGACAGCGCGACCGTCGAGCGGATCGCCGCCGAGGTCCCCGACGACTGGCTCGGCGGCGCCGCGGACGCGTCGCCGCCGCGCGAGGTCTACGCGACCTACATCGCGCAGCGCCTGCGCGACGGCGCGTTCGCCGCCGAGGCCGAGGAGGCGCGCCGTGCCGTCGCCTGAGCGCGCGCCGTCCGACGACGCCTTCGCCTACGCGATCTGGCGCGTCGTCCCGAGCGTCGAGCGCGGCGAGGCCGTCAACGTCGGCGTCGTCGTCTTCTGCCGCCGCCGCAGGTTCCTGAAGGCCTTGGTGCAGGTTGATGAACAACGCCTGCGCGCGCTCGCGCCCGACCTCGACGTCGCGGCGGTCGCCCAGCACCTCGACGGCCTCGTCCGCGTCGCCGACGGCGACCCGTCGGCGGGCGCGATCGCCACGATGGACCAGTCCGACCGCTTCGGCTTCCTGACCGCCACGTCGTCGACGATCGTCCAGGCCTCGCCGATCCACACCGGCTTCTGCGACGACCCCGAGGCGACGCTGCAGCGCCTGTTCAGGCGTCTCGTCGCCTGAGGTTGCCGACCAGCAGGGCGACCACGACGACGAGGTAGATCTGGCCGACCAGGACCTCGAGCGTCGAGATCGCGCGGCCGACCTCGGTGCGCGGCGTGAAGTCGCCGTAGCCGGTCGTCGTCAACGTGATGAACGAGAAGTAGATGTGGTCGCCCGAGCTGCCGTCCACGTTCTGGGCGAAGTACCAGCCGCTGGTGCCGTCGGCGATCGCACCCACGACGTCGGCGAAGATCATCCCGACGAGCAGGTAGGACACGAGGCCGCCGGCCACCGCCTGGACGTTGACGCCGTCGCGGCGGATCAGCGCCACGACGCCGGTCCCGACCGTCACGAGCATCGCCGTGGCGACCGCGCCGCTGAGGCCGAGCAGGTTCCAGCCCGGCGTCCGGATCCCGACCGCGCTGATCGCGCCGAAGACGACGGCGGCGAAGCCGATCGCGGTCAGCGTCCGGCTGCGCGTGTCGCGCGCGGCGATCGTGACCATCACCAGCAGCGCCGCCTGGAGCAGCAGCGCGATCCCGCGCCCGACGTGGTCGTCGGGCAGCGCGATCGTCGCGACGATCACCAAGACCGTCGCCGCGAGCACCTGCCCGTAGCGGTGCGTGGCCACCTGCGGGCGCCCGAAAGCCATCGTGACGATGGCGTTCGACGTTGCGGTGAGCGCTCCTGCGCCGCGCCCCACTCCCAGTGAAGACCCGGCGCAGGTGCTGCGCTCCCCTCGCGCTAGGCGTGAGCCGGCGCCACCGGGTGGTTGGCGTGGATCACGTCGCGCGGGTCGTACTTCGCCTTGACCGCCTGCAGCGC is drawn from Conexibacter woesei Iso977N and contains these coding sequences:
- a CDS encoding HipA family kinase, translated to MPEPTRLRTVRATRYVTPLREGGSMPGLVEADDDGLYVVKFRGAGQGLKALIAEVVVGEIARACGLRVPEIVIVEVDPLLAAAEPDPEIQELVAASGGTNAALDFLPGALSFSPAAPVGVTPELAAEVVWLDALCQNVDRTPRNPNMLIWHGDLWLIDHGAALYRHHAPTWPEGAAAARFPLIRDHVLLPFAGSIAEAGERLAPRLDSATVERIAAEVPDDWLGGAADASPPREVYATYIAQRLRDGAFAAEAEEARRAVA
- a CDS encoding response regulator, giving the protein MKVLIVDDHPSFRSAARLLLEHEGFEVIGEAEDGASGLAATSELSPDLVLLDINLPDLDGFDVASRITLDHHAPKVVLTSSRDPKEFGPLVGRSGANGFVPKGELSAEAICALL
- a CDS encoding flavin monoamine oxidase family protein; protein product: MERGKLTRRGALGWAGASGLGLMLAGGERSSAQAAAAPSDVDAVIVGAGLAGLTTARNLVAAGKSVVVLEARDRVGGRTLNHDLGGGKVTEAGGQYVGPTQDRALALCRELGVGTYPGYQPGNSVYVADGHATTYTGDIPPDLLALPDLAQMILRLDTMAKDFPVDAPWTYRDAATLDGMTAETWIRSNTINSSRILALVNLFLSPALGSRASDCSMLFLLATIAGYGDASTPGTLERGIGSKDAAQDSRLVGGTQRLSLLMAQALGSNVVLNAPVASIAQSDAGGVTVTVQDGRAWRGARAVVAIPPPLAVEIDWDPLLPAEHDALRRRMILGTLAKCEAIYETPFWRRAGYNGQAIKLGDCAVPAIFDNSPPDGTPGVLMGFMGGKSWSTYQTASAADRRQAVLDDFASAFGPQALSPIDYFEQDWVEERWTRGAPTSVLGPGTLTRFGPKLTEPVGAVHWAGTETAGYWNGYMDGAISSGERAAREVLAKL
- a CDS encoding helix-turn-helix domain-containing protein, producing the protein MTAARLVLGVEDADPVRLWRTIIRALRATHPAFGRDAEAMLAAGPSALAEAVIPLVAAEVALLAIPLDLELIGVADAALPSLLVWSDCAPTGARIRLGDGEPDAPPRLTAAQVAAAWPGALARGEHATVIRWLQQTDDDNNSALLLPRLWAAHELGDTARADDLAADTVDGRALLLHAHGALRAGDLEALADRLDLAAATADPRDGFWHTFDALLRAHEALWRGHPRVAARHFARAAGLAHVHADPRALAAALGYLALLATEGGDDDSARRRLNRIEDLVDADPSIAEHPVAIGGALAEGRMLELAGALEPAVAPLNRAITLAERGGNAFERAEPRLRLAAVHRACLRPELASILEAEALQILEPCPDRGRLAGPAAAIDLTATATAPATAAPLSPSERAVLRLLPSGLSQREIGGTLFLSVNTVKTHCRNIYTKLHAQSREEAVARAHDLGLL
- a CDS encoding potassium channel family protein, with product MAFGRPQVATHRYGQVLAATVLVIVATIALPDDHVGRGIALLLQAALLVMVTIAARDTRSRTLTAIGFAAVVFGAISAVGIRTPGWNLLGLSGAVATAMLVTVGTGVVALIRRDGVNVQAVAGGLVSYLLVGMIFADVVGAIADGTSGWYFAQNVDGSSGDHIYFSFITLTTTGYGDFTPRTEVGRAISTLEVLVGQIYLVVVVALLVGNLRRRDA
- a CDS encoding DUF3037 domain-containing protein, with the protein product MPSPERAPSDDAFAYAIWRVVPSVERGEAVNVGVVVFCRRRRFLKALVQVDEQRLRALAPDLDVAAVAQHLDGLVRVADGDPSAGAIATMDQSDRFGFLTATSSTIVQASPIHTGFCDDPEATLQRLFRRLVA